One genomic segment of Helianthus annuus cultivar XRQ/B chromosome 14, HanXRQr2.0-SUNRISE, whole genome shotgun sequence includes these proteins:
- the LOC110904384 gene encoding short-chain dehydrogenase TIC 32 B, chloroplastic isoform X1, producing the protein MGILSLISGWPGTSGFGSASTAEQVTHSIDASNLTIIITGGASGIGLETTRVLAMRGAHVIIAARNTKAANQAKQVILENHKKAKIDVLELDLSSLKSVKAFADSFKDLNLPLNILINNAGIMFCPYRLSEDGIEMQFATNHLGHFYLTNLLLDKMKETAATSGIEGRIVNLSSVAHLYTYEEGIRFDKINDKDSYSDKKAYGQSKLANILHANELSRRLKEEGANITVNSVHPGLIMTDLMRYSFLLMRILKLFTYILWKNVPQGAATSCYAALHPGLKGVTAKYFVDCNEYPTSNFATDLKLAKKLWDYSNNLVKSLQRS; encoded by the exons ATGGGCATATTGTCGTTGATATCAGGATGGCCGGGCACCAGCGGGTTTGGATCAGCTTCCACTGCTGAACAAGTTACTCATTCCATTGATGCTTCTAATCTCACTATTATCATCACAG GAGGAGCAAGCGGAATTGGGTTAGAGACAACACGAGTATTAGCAATGAGAGGAGCTCATGTGATCATAGCTGCAAGGAACACCAAGGCTGCAAATCAAGCCAAACAAGTCATTCTCGAAAACCATAAGAAGGCCAAGATTGATGTTCTTGAGCTCGATCTTTCGTCTCTCAAGTCAGTTAAAGCCTTTGCTGATAGCTTTAAAGATCTTAATCTTCCACTCAATATCTTGAT AAACAATGCTGGTATTATGTTCTGCCCCTACCGACTATCAGAAGATGGGATAGAGATGCAATTTGCAACCAATCATCTAG GACACTTTTACTTGACAAACCTACTACTTGATAAGATGAAAGAAACGGCTGCAACTAGCGGAATCGAGGGTAGAATTGTAAATTTGTCATCTGTGGCTCATCTCTACACCTATGAAGAAGGGATCAGATTTGataaaatcaatgataaagataG CTATTCGGACAAAAAGGCATATGGGCAGTCCAAGTTAGCCAACATATTGCATGCAAATGAGCTCTCTCGGCGACTAAAG GAAGAAGGGGCAAATATTACGGTtaactcggtacacccagggttgATTATGACAGATCTTATGAGATATTCATTCCTGCTTATGA ggATTTTGAAGCTGTTCACATATATCCTGTGGAAAAATGTACCACAG GGTGCAGCTACAAGTTGCTATGCAGCACTACACCCGGGCCTAAAAGGGGTGACTGCAAAATACTTTGTGGACTGCAATGAATACCCAACGAGCAACTTCGCAACTGATCTTAAATTGGCGAAGAAGCTTTGGGACTACAGTAACAACCTGGTCAAATCTCTTCAACGTTCCTAA
- the LOC110904384 gene encoding short-chain dehydrogenase TIC 32 B, chloroplastic isoform X2, whose translation MGILSLISGWPGTSGFGSASTAEQVTHSIDASNLTIIITGGASGIGLETTRVLAMRGAHVIIAARNTKAANQAKQVILENHKKAKIDVLELDLSSLKSVKAFADSFKDLNLPLNILINNAGIMFCPYRLSEDGIEMQFATNHLGHFYLTNLLLDKMKETAATSGIEGRIVNLSSVAHLYTYEEGIRFDKINDKDSYSDKKAYGQSKLANILHANELSRRLKEEGANITVNSVHPGLIMTDLMRYSFLLMRILKLFTYILWKNVPQCFLLLRVGCSYKLLCSTTPGPKRGDCKILCGLQ comes from the exons ATGGGCATATTGTCGTTGATATCAGGATGGCCGGGCACCAGCGGGTTTGGATCAGCTTCCACTGCTGAACAAGTTACTCATTCCATTGATGCTTCTAATCTCACTATTATCATCACAG GAGGAGCAAGCGGAATTGGGTTAGAGACAACACGAGTATTAGCAATGAGAGGAGCTCATGTGATCATAGCTGCAAGGAACACCAAGGCTGCAAATCAAGCCAAACAAGTCATTCTCGAAAACCATAAGAAGGCCAAGATTGATGTTCTTGAGCTCGATCTTTCGTCTCTCAAGTCAGTTAAAGCCTTTGCTGATAGCTTTAAAGATCTTAATCTTCCACTCAATATCTTGAT AAACAATGCTGGTATTATGTTCTGCCCCTACCGACTATCAGAAGATGGGATAGAGATGCAATTTGCAACCAATCATCTAG GACACTTTTACTTGACAAACCTACTACTTGATAAGATGAAAGAAACGGCTGCAACTAGCGGAATCGAGGGTAGAATTGTAAATTTGTCATCTGTGGCTCATCTCTACACCTATGAAGAAGGGATCAGATTTGataaaatcaatgataaagataG CTATTCGGACAAAAAGGCATATGGGCAGTCCAAGTTAGCCAACATATTGCATGCAAATGAGCTCTCTCGGCGACTAAAG GAAGAAGGGGCAAATATTACGGTtaactcggtacacccagggttgATTATGACAGATCTTATGAGATATTCATTCCTGCTTATGA ggATTTTGAAGCTGTTCACATATATCCTGTGGAAAAATGTACCACAG TGTTTTCTTTTATTGCGTGTAGGGTGCAGCTACAAGTTGCTATGCAGCACTACACCCGGGCCTAAAAGGGGTGACTGCAAAATACTTTGTGGACTGCAATGA